Genomic window (Aethina tumida isolate Nest 87 chromosome 4, icAetTumi1.1, whole genome shotgun sequence):
taaattattaaatatttttgttttcagttgTTAACTGCCGCAAAAGATTAATTgctattaaaataagaattaccTTCGATGATGAGACGCTTCTTGTGACCCAATGCATCAAAATAATGTGCCACTGGTATTTCCACTTATTGACAATGctcaaaataagtaaataaacaataaaataacaacacAAGCATTCAACATTTAAATCTCACGGCCATCTTGGATTAGAAACAACGCCGCGACGCGTCGCCTCCGCAACTTCAAGTAGCAAATGTAATACTGGTTGCCTAGATACGTCATCTATTTATTCGAAACAGTTTCATAAATCAACCGCGAGGTAACACtgacaacattaaaaaatttgaatgttgttTAGCTCCTCCATACGAACAGAGTAACTTAAAAGTCGCCAAAATGAGCATAATGATGTACACGTTGCGCCAATTGAAAAAATCACCATTCTCACCGTCACCTACCATATCAGGTAATAGGCAACAGCAAAAATCTAAAACAAGAAGACATAACCTAAAACCAAATAACCCCACAGAAATAATAAGACAGTCGTCGTCCGACGACACGCTCAGTCCCAGGATGAAGGAGTTCCGCGAGAAGCTCAAGACCAAAACGCCCATTGGCAAACTAGACGAAATTGAGGGCAAACACCCGTACCAGGAGAAGGAACCCTTGCCCTCTTGGCCGGACAACACTAACCCCCACACGGGTGAAATTGGAGGCCCCAAGGGCCCCGAGCCAACTCGTTACGGCGACTGGGAGCGCAAAGGTAGAGTTAGCGATTTTTAGAAGGCTGTTAATGTGGAGTGACTCAAAATTTGATTCTGTGATAGAGTACTAGTACTGTCTTAATTCATTGTAGTTGTTGCActgaaaatgtatatttaaatgaaacaaaattatacatgaaattatttttatttgtattatttggtGTCTAATATGTAATTGATCCATGGTATGTAGCAGGATACCTAAAAGTGTATGTAGTGTAAAGGAGTATGtggtttcatttatttaataaacaatataacttTATGTAAGGCCAGGGAGATCAGGGTTTGCATACTCAATAgtgataagaaaataataaatagttcaaCATTGTTTAGAGTAACAAATAACAAGATAATGAAATTCttagaatattattgtattcagaaatatttcttcattCAAGAATTAAAGGATTACTAgtaaataacgttttaataatcaaaaaacttgttgaaaaatgttttaattcaaaagattttgagtgatttttgttaatgttGTCTTGCCATGCGTCTTTTTAAGgggtacttttaaaaattcactgtatgttcattatttatacacaaatgtattccccaaatattaaaacatttgatgcactagttttttttaaaaaaattccaaaagtCACGTTTTTTTTAGACCACCCACATTAAGTGTGCctcttaaataattgatagcataaagttaattttctgATAGTAATGACATAGTAAATGACAACGTCAGTGCTTCTCAGAAAATTGTTGCTTAgtaattttgatgataataaaaaaaaaaaaattattattagaacaaataatttatagtttctaACAATATGTTTAATAGATTGAAAAACTCTTATTTTTACCTTGGAATAAACGCCGGGATGATTTTGTCTTGCACAGCCAATACCCCAACTAACAATGCCACACAAATAATAAGAGTCATCATCTCCTTGGCATATAAGGGGACCTCCAGAATCTCCCTAGATTAACAACGTCAGTGTGTACCAATTCGTTTGATTGAAGCTACTTTTACTTACCTGACAAGCGTCTCTGGCACCTTTTCTGTACTCCGTACAGATTTGGCATTCATTTAAATACCTAGAAAGGCCCAATCTGGTGTACTTCCTTTCGCACACATCCTTGTCTATTAAGGGTAAGCTGACCTTCTGTAGGGTTGAAGCAGACCTTCCGGTCTCCGATAGGCGCCCCCAGCCAGTCACAATGGCCACACCTACATCAACAATCATAAAACGtctcaatattatattagttacctgTGAAATTTTGTTCAGGCTCTGGTAAGCAAATGGGCAAAACGTGCGGGGTGTTCAAGTTGAAGGGTGGCGACACTTTAACCATGAGTATGTCGTTGTAAAACGTAGGGAAATCGAAATTGTTGGCAATAATCCTGGTAACGTTCCTCCGCTGCTCTTGCACTTGAAAAAATCAGTTAATAATCTActcagttaaatttaatacttaccACTGGGGCTGTAAAAGTCGTAAGCTCCAGCTACAACACTCAGCTTACTTTGGTCGACTTCATGTATGCAATGGGCTGCGGTTAGCACCCATTCCCTGTTAATGACAGCACCACCGCATAAATGAGACTGTGAGCTTCTACGTTTGAGCTGTATTGATACTTGCCAGGGGAATTCGTCTACAAATTTcgttttaatacattaatatgcTTAAGGAGTGAACCAACCTTTAGTGGCGTCTTTACCGCCCACAATTCTGTTCATGTAAAATCCTCCCCTTTGTCCACAGGAGGTTGTTTCTAGGATcaaattagattagattagaaTAACTTTGTGGGTGGtagtaaatgttttttaccTCGATGATCAAAACGGACGTAAGAAGGGTCATTGAAGGATACGTtctctaaaaattacatttgtatCACAGTAATTGTTTAAGTACTTCAAATTACCTTCTAAATTTATGGCGTAGTTCAGATTTATAATGCACAATACTGTTGTTAAACGTAAACATTTCATTgtggttttattaatataatgcgaacatttagattatttaaaacgttCTTCAAAacgagtttttaaattaaacaactaaattaaatatccataAGTTTCTGATATGAATAAGTAGTTGCGATTATTTGGGAAATCCTGATTTTATATCAGTTCAATAATTCGACAATGATTAAGttgaatactttatttaaaaaaataaataatgagtataaaattgtaattaaatatgctgtataaataaaaatggaagtaGTTATGCAATTTTAGTAAGATAACATTATCttacatacataataatataattatcactATTTAAAGTACAAATAAATGGTTACAATCATAATTACTAAAGGTTTGAAGTTGCGAAACAAAATCagactattaataataaagaattcaataaattttatttacgcaTCAGTTGATTAAAGTTGCCCCCTGTGATATGGATCATAATTTGTAAGGTATTTATCTGTTATCAACCGAGTGCcttcaataactaaatgacGCGTGCCATCATTGCTCATTAATCTTGTATTATCATTAACATTGGTCAATAGTCTATTGTCATTAGAAATCAGTCTATTATCATTGGTAATAATTCTTGAGCCATCATTTACAAGTAATCTACTGGTATCCCCCACATTCACCAATAGCCTAGTACCATCAGTGGCAATAACAGTTTGCTCCCCTAACATTCTAGTATCAGTCAATAGATGTCCAGTTTCAGTTATAATTCTAGCACCGTCACTCGACAACATCCTAGTGGTATCTGGCTGTAACATCCTGGTATCTTGTTGTATTGTCTGCATGTGGGTGGTTTCATATTTTGGCTCAACAGTGTGGAACTTCATCCTCTCCTgctgttgctgctgctgctgctgttgttgttgctgctgttgttgttgttgctgctGCTCAGTCTGTTCTTGATTATTAAACTTAGGGTTGGGATTGTGAACCCTCATATGCGTGTTCAAAGTACTGGACTGCGAAAACGCCTTCCCGCACGTCACGCACACGTACGGCCTCTCACCCGAGTGCACCCTCATGTGCCTCAACAGGATGGTGTTCACGGTGAATCCCCGGCCGCACACGTTGCACACGTACGGCCGTTCACCCGTGTGGTTCCTCATGTGGTACTTCAGCTTCATCACCGTCGTAAACCTGAACGAAAACAAATCGATTTATTAAGTCTCAGGGGTTTATTAAGAGGTGGTGTTTACCGTTTTTGGCATACAGAACACTCGATGGGTTTTTCGGTGCCGTGCAGACGTTTGTGACTGGTCAGGTCACCGGATTGTCGGAACGCCTTGCCGCAAAAGTCGCAGACGAAGGGTCGTTCGTTCGTGTGGGTCCGCATGTGTATCTTCAAACTGGCCTTGGACACGTAACCGTTCTTGCAAATCTCGCACTGGAACGGCCTCTccccttaaaaaatcaacgttgtaccaaaaaattaaatttaataatcatataaCTAGTACCTGTGTGTGTTCTTAAGTGGAGTTCTAGGTTGAACCTCTGCGGGAAGCACTTGCCGCATATATTACACAAGAAAGGTCGATCCCCGGTGTGCTGCTTAATGTGAACGGACAACGTCTCGGCGTCGGCGAACTCCGTCTTGCAATAATCGCATATGTGCTTCAGCAGCGCCGGATCGCCCTCCTTCTTCTCGTGTATCTTCATGTGTTTCAGGAGGCTGTTCTCGGCGTAGCAGCCCTTGTTGCAGATCTTGCAGACGAACGGCTTCTCGCCGGTGTGCTTGAGCATGTGCTTGCTGAGCGGGGTCGGGTGTATGAAGCGTTTCTTGCACACCTTGCACTCGTGAGGCTTTTGTTCTTCCGGTACGTGTGTACGCATGTGGTTGTTCAGGTAGTTCTCTTCGGTGAAGCCGCGGTTACACACTTTGCATTTGAACGGTCGGTCTTCTATGTGGGTCTTCAGGTGCTTCTTGAAGGATTTCATGTTGATGAACAGCTTTTTGCACACGTTGCACTGGTTGGAGTGGCACTTCATTTTTTTGGACGacataactaataataaatacccCAATTAATAAGTTGTAAactttatgtaataatatttacttacgtCCAGCCTTCCCTGACTTGGCAAGCATTTTTCTTTTGGACATCTTGCTTTTTTGCATCTTGGAGGCTTTGAGCAGTTGTTTTTGAGCAATGGCTTTCTCGTCGTCGGAGTTTTCGGGCACGGTGGACGGCATTAGAGAGTACTCGTCCCTGAAGTCGTCGTCGGAACTCTCTTCCGAGGACGAATCCATGTCCAGCAGGGAGTTAAAATCGTTTTGGGATTGTTGCGGACGACGGTCTTCCTCCTTTTTCTGAGATGGGAGAGGTTTGCCCAGGTACTGGCGCAGATTCATGTCCGATTGTTCGCACAGACGTTTGAACGTGAACGAGCTGATTATTTGGTGGAAGCAGTTCATGCAGACTACCCCAGGTAGCCCATCATCATTTGTTATCTATGaataaatagtatatattttaaataaaggattataatattttaaattatgttttatttgctatcttttgtttgttgaaaaaatttatttgacagCAAAAGatagataattatttctaaattaaaatttagtaaaaattttctttcatgTTTGTGTCCACTGTTTCTGAActaaaaccaacaaaaaagTTGTAGAAAAGTTCCAGAATGGTGAAAagcagagtaaaattgcagtcgatttaaatttaaaacaaattaataatttcgagGGCGACTTCCAAATTTAACTGAAGGAATACACAACGAAATCAATGTGTCGGTGAGTACTATAAAACAAAGACTAAAAGAAGCTGGTCTCTATGGAAGGAAATCATCAAAGATGCCCTTTATTTCTACTTCTGGTTAGAGAATATGTGAACTGGACAGATGGACAATGAAAGTcgattccaattattcaaatctgatgacATTTCATGGGTGAGAAGACCAACTAATTAAGGTATAATCTCTTAGGCTTTATGGTTTAGGGATGTTTTTTTGGATTTGGCATGGGCCTCCGGGTTAAGATAGATAGGATAATGGATTGTTTCgtttatcgtgacattctgGAGAATCATACGCATCCATTTGTCGAAGATAACACTCGTTAACTAAAGAATAGTTCGCTTCTCAAGGAGTACGTCTAATGACTTGGCCAGCCAAAGCCCAGACCTCTAAATGCACGTAATTCAGTTGATTTTATAGGGGTATTAGCTTTAAATGATCAAGTTTCATTtcgatatatttaacatattaaacagaaaggtacaaacactttttgaagtgatatttatttcattgtgaataatttattaactttaattctggaagatttttaatgattaaatatgttatttaatttaatattaatattttgtaaaatatcgtttttgttttataattatggcccATCTTCATGGGCAAGTTAAAATtggacatttatatttttagtagaaaccagaGCCTTTCCTGGAGGTCTGGGCTCAAACCCCCATCTACTAACCATCTTCTCAAAGtgcttgaactaatttcagcaattcCCACTTCCTCCAGGATAGCTTTAATGTCAATGGACAAGAAGATTGGACATTTGAATTATCCAATCATCGATTTTTAAActcagacaattttttttgtaactaCCACTTGGCCAAtttctctaaattatttaataatacaagaaAGGATTGAGTTATATGGCTGTAAATTCTTAGCCTTCTCTTTTTGTTTCTCTGTCTTGGTAAAGGtggattatattattatttttcttacagttttacttcaaccaatgattaaataattataataagcaaaagaccACCAGTTAATagttgatttaaattcacagagagcaatgaaagaccataaagtaaGAAGTTACTCAAATTTTATCCCAGaagacacaacaataacaggaaaaaacaataaacattgaaGGTACTGGCATCCAATACAAGtagtacagctcatatttttaatatattttaataatataagctataattatagatattagtgtatatataaatttgtttcacttCGAGATaaagaaagttataaattactGGAATTGTTGCAAAATAAACTGACTCATTCCaacagaaattgtttaaaaattcttaataattgtttggaaattgaataaataacctGTACCTGAACCGAGGATAATCCCATTACCATCTCGGCAATTACGATCGCCGATCCTGTCGACTCGTCCTGAATAAAAAGCGATCTCATCTCCTCCTTTTCGGTCAAACAGGCCCTACATATTTTGCTCAAGTCGAACAGTCCAGTGTCGGGTTTAACCTCCATCGTCTCACgggaacataaataaacacaagATGCACAAGCACAACAAAGCGAATGGCGAGGCCGGACTCTTCCACTGGTCGATTGGGTCACAAAGGCCGTTTCGATCGCCGAATCGAGTAAAACAGTAAAATGGCCGACGTTGCGCTACCTTATGTCCATTGACAATAGGGGCGACTTTCGTGGGGTACTTTATTGAACGCTTTGGAAGACTGGAATTGCCATTCGACcgaattttcatttcatataaTTGGACGCCTTCAAGTTTCAACTATTTTATCACACTCCGCTTAAAGTaccactttttaatattaattcaaacatgaatttaataaattactattttgacgcattaaaaagtaagtttaattcaatttaagtaTAACATAACCTACacaaacaaaatgttaatattttagaagagtatgatttactattttttaacaatttaattgattataactaaattaattatcatttacttaggaaaggtatttttaaatttttggtttaGCGCCTAAAAACTGAACTTTAATTGTATCTTAGAAGAAGAAGACATACATAACCTATacaaacaaaatgttaatatttcatcgggttttgttttttgtttgtttatttatttttatccaaaattcaaattgtaatGAGTCCTGtgcgaaaaacaaaaacaataattgttcTGCTTCTAGTATAAACAAGTACAGCAAAggtaaagtatttaataaatcaagttataaa
Coding sequences:
- the LOC109605784 gene encoding succinate dehydrogenase assembly factor 4, mitochondrial-like — protein: MSIMMYTLRQLKKSPFSPSPTISEIIRQSSSDDTLSPRMKEFREKLKTKTPIGKLDEIEGKHPYQEKEPLPSWPDNTNPHTGEIGGPKGPEPTRYGDWERKGRVSDF
- the LOC109605015 gene encoding serine proteinase stubble, whose product is MKCLRLTTVLCIINLNYAINLEENVSFNDPSYVRFDHRETTSCGQRGGFYMNRIVGGKDATKDEFPWQVSIQLKRRSSQSHLCGGAVINREWVLTAAHCIHEVDQSKLSVVAGAYDFYSPSVQEQRRNVTRIIANNFDFPTFYNDILMVKVSPPFNLNTPHVLPICLPEPEQNFTGVAIVTGWGRLSETGRSASTLQKVSLPLIDKDVCERKYTRLGLSRYLNECQICTEYRKGARDACQGDSGGPLICQGDDDSYYLCGIVSWGIGCARQNHPGVYSKVSCYIPWINYILDTK
- the LOC109605783 gene encoding zinc finger protein ZFP2, with product MEVKPDTGLFDLSKICRACLTEKEEMRSLFIQDESTGSAIVIAEMVMGLSSVQITNDDGLPGVVCMNCFHQIISSFTFKRLCEQSDMNLRQYLGKPLPSQKKEEDRRPQQSQNDFNSLLDMDSSSEESSDDDFRDEYSLMPSTVPENSDDEKAIAQKQLLKASKMQKSKMSKRKMLAKSGKAGLMSSKKMKCHSNQCNVCKKLFINMKSFKKHLKTHIEDRPFKCKVCNRGFTEENYLNNHMRTHVPEEQKPHECKVCKKRFIHPTPLSKHMLKHTGEKPFVCKICNKGCYAENSLLKHMKIHEKKEGDPALLKHICDYCKTEFADAETLSVHIKQHTGDRPFLCNICGKCFPQRFNLELHLRTHTGERPFQCEICKNGYVSKASLKIHMRTHTNERPFVCDFCGKAFRQSGDLTSHKRLHGTEKPIECSVCQKRFTTVMKLKYHMRNHTGERPYVCNVCGRGFTVNTILLRHMRVHSGERPYVCVTCGKAFSQSSTLNTHMRVHNPNPKFNNQEQTEQQQQQQQQQQQQQQQQQQQERMKFHTVEPKYETTHMQTIQQDTRMLQPDTTRMLSSDGARIITETGHLLTDTRMLGEQTVIATDGTRLLVNVGDTSRLLVNDGSRIITNDNRLISNDNRLLTNVNDNTRLMSNDGTRHLVIEGTRLITDKYLTNYDPYHRGQL